A genomic segment from Leopardus geoffroyi isolate Oge1 chromosome A2, O.geoffroyi_Oge1_pat1.0, whole genome shotgun sequence encodes:
- the CHPF2 gene encoding chondroitin sulfate glucuronyltransferase has protein sequence MHVAGPATMRLSSLLALLRPALPLILGLSLGCSLSLLRVSWIQGEGEDPCVEAVGEPGVPHNPDSRTGLDQSDEDFKPRIVPYYRDPNKPYKKVLRTRYIQTELGSRERLLVAVLTSRATLSTLAVAVNRTVAHHFPRLLYFTGQRGARTPAGMQVVSHGDERPAWLMSETLRHLHTHFGADYDWFFIMQDDTYVQAPRLAALAGHLSINQDLYLGRAEEFIGAGEQARYCHGGFGYLLSRSLLLRLRPHLDGCRGDILSARPDEWLGRCLIDSLGIGCVSQHQGQQYRSFELAKNRDPEKEGSSAFLSAFAVHPVSEGTLMYRLHKRFSALELERAYSEIEQLQAQIQNLTVLTPEGEAGLSWPIGLPAPFTPHSRFEVLGWDYFTEQHTFSCADGSPKCPLQGASRADVGDAVETALEQLNRRYQPRLRFQKQRLLNGYRRFDPARGMEYTLDLLLEAVTQRGHRRALARRVSLLRPLSRVEILPMPYVTEATRVQLVLPLPVAEAAAALAFLEAFAASVLEPREHALLTLLLVYGPRDGGRGAPDPFLGVKAAAAELERRHPGTRLAWLAVRAEAPSQVRLMDVVSKKHPVDTLFFLTTVWTRPGPEVLNRCRMNAISGWQAFFPVHFQEFNPALAPQRSPAGPPGAGPDPPSPPGADPSRGAPVGGRFDRQASAEGCFYNADYLAARARLAGELAGQEEEEALEGLEVMDVFLRFSGLHLFRAVEPGLVQKFSLRDCSPRLSEELYHRCRLSNLEGLGGRAQLAMALFEQEQANST, from the exons ATGCACGTGGCAGGGCCTGCCACCATGCGCCTGAGTTCCCTGTTGGCTCTGCTGCGACCAGCGCTGCCCCTCATCCTTGGGCTGTCTCTGGGGTGCAGCCTGAGCCTCTTGCGGGTTTCCTGGATCCAGGGTGAGGGAGAAGATCCCTGTGTAGAGGCCGTGGGGGAACCAGGAGTGCCACATaatccagactccagaactggactcGACCAGAGTGATGAAGACTTCAAACCCCGGATTGTCCCTTACTACAGGGATCCCAACAAGCCCTACAAGAAGGTGCTCAG GACTCGGTACATCCAGACGGAGCTGGGCTCTCGGGAGCGGTTGCTGGTGGCTGTCCTGACTTCCCGGGCCACCCTGTCCACTCTGGCTGTGGCCGTCAACCGCACGGTGGCCCACCACTTCCCTCGATTATTGTACTTCACGGGGCAGCGGGGGGCCCGGACTCCTGCGGGCATGCAGGTGGTATCTCACGGGGACGAACGGCCGGCCTGGCTCATGTCAGAGACCCTGCGCCACCTTCACACACACTTTGGGGCCGACTACGACTGGTTCTTCATCATGCAGGATGACACGTATGTCCAGGCCCCCCGCCTGGCAGCCCTTGCTGGCCACCTCAGCATCAACCAAGACCTGTACTTGGGCCGAGCGGAGGAGTTTATCGGCGCCGGCGAGCAGGCTCGGTACTGCCATGGGGGCTTTGGCTACCTGTTGTCACGGAGTCTCCTGCTCCGATTGCGGCCACACCTGGATGGCTGCCGAGGAGACATTCTCAGTGCCCGTCCCGATGAGTGGCTCGGCCGCTGCCTCATCGACTCTCTAGGCATCGGCTGTGTCTCGCAGCACCAG GGGCAGCAGTATCGTTCCTTTGAGCTGGCCAAAAATAGGGACCCTGAGAAGGAGGGGAGCTCGGCTTTCCTGAGTGCCTTCGCAGTGCACCCTGTCTCCGAGGGAACCCTCATGTACAGGCTCCACAAACGCTTCAGCGCTCTGGAGCTGGAGCGGGCGTACAGCGAAATAGAGCAACTGCAG GCTCAGATCCAGAACCTGACCGTGCTGACCCCCGAGGGCGAGGCAGGGCTGAGCTGGCCCATCGGGCTCCCGGCCCCTTTCACCCCACACTCTCGATTTGAGGTGCTGGGCTGGGACTACTTCACGGAGCAGCATACCTTCTCCTGCGCAGACGGGTCCCCCAAGTGCCCGCTGCAGGGGGCGAGCAGGGCGGACGTGGGTGACGCCGTGGAGACGGCCCTGGAGCAGCTGAATCGGCGCTATCAGCCCCGCCTGCGCTTCCAGAAGCAGCGGCTGCTCAACGGGTACCGGCGCTTCGACCCGGCGCGGGGCATGGAGTACACCCTGGACCTGCTGCTGGAGGCCGTGACGCAGCGTGGGCACCGGCGGGCCCTGGCCCGCAGGGTCAGCCTGCTGCGGCCCCTCAGCCGGGTGGAAATCCTGCCCATGCCCTACGTCACCGAGGCCACCCGCGTGCAGCTGGTGCTGCCACTCCCGGTGGCCGAAGCCGCCGCCGCCCTTGCTTTCCTCGAGGCCTTTGCAGCCAGCGTTCTGGAGCCGCGAGAGCACGCGCTGCTCACCCTGTTGCTGGTCTACGGACCTCGGGACGGTGGCCGGGGGGCCCCGGACCCATTTCTCGGGGTGAAGGCCGCGGCGGCCGAGTTAGAGCGACGGCACCCCGGGACGAGGCTGGCCTGGCTCGCCGTGCGCGCGGAGGCCCCTTCCCAGGTGCGGCTCATGGACGTGGTCTCTAAGAAGCACCCCGTGGACACGCTTTTCTTCCTCACCACCGTGTGGACCAGGCCGGGGCCCGAAGTCCTCAACCGCTGCCGCATGAATGCCATCTCCGGCTGGCAGGCCTTCTTCCCAGTGCATTTCCAGGAGTTCAACCCTGCCCTGGCACCACAGAGATCTCCCGCGGGGCCCCCGGGGGCTGGCCCCGACCCCCCGTCCCCTCCCGGTGCCGACCCTTCCCGGGGGGCTCCCGTAGGAGGCAGGTTTGACCGGCAGGCTTCCGCGGAGGGTTGCTTCTACAATGCCGACTACCTGGCGGCCCGAGCCCGCCTGGCCGGGGAGCTGGCaggccaggaagaggaggaagccctggaggggctggaggtgaTGGATGTTTTCCTCCGGTTCTCAGGGCTCCACCTCTTCCGGGCCGTGGAGCCAGGGCTGGTGCAGAAGTTCTCCCTACGAGACTGCAGCCCCCGGCTCAGCGAGGAGCTCTATCACCGCTGCCGCCTCAGCAacctggaggggctggggggccgcGCCCAGCTCGCCATGGCTCTGTTCGAGCAGGAGCAGGCCAACAGCACCTAG